In Holophagales bacterium, one DNA window encodes the following:
- a CDS encoding glycosyltransferase — protein sequence MSTSCFCTIVAHNYLAYARVLAHSLREHHRDARLVVLLVDPPPQGAVAATEPFETVAASDLDLPGLRTMAFRYSVLELGTALKPTLLRHLHSRFGCDRAVYLDPDILVLSPLDELFDRLEHADLLLTPHITAPIGDDAVPGERELLVSGVYNLGFLGVRFSPEALSFLRWWEERLARDCVHAIEDGLFVDQKWMDLAPALVERVAVLRDPGLNMAYWNLPHRRLDRNAEGAFRVGDQPLRFFHFSGYDLERPDLLSRFQNRYRLSDRPDLAPLFADYAERLETAGHRQQRRLAYGYGCYADGVPIPAAARHLLARVDPGGRRWPDPFQVTGTDAFRAWAEHSGRSAGTTLPRLAMALWESRADLRVRFPQPEGRDRGAFSAWLVAHRASLGLADPVLAELEAASMVRPVGSSGKVAIGEATTTGRAAFLPPLALELVASRRDLRVRFADPEGADRRDLAIWFVTHARAELALPREVWLPTRRSLSIKDAWWSRLWWLRQRARAVDASWKSSRLPEPSAGRPTIAGRAPDPAARREGGVNVVGWASGTTGTAAICRQMSVALEAAGVPGVLFDLDRDAARITGARSDQEGLPFDITLLHANADMTAEALSRLPRSATAGRIHVGYWFWEVAHFPLELASAFASLDEVWAPTRFAAEAFESLSPIPVRHVPPCVPAPQEPPADRAELGVDPRAFLFLFAFDARSVPERKNPLGLLAAFGEACRRAERPLALVLKTQHLDPDSSLAREIRRQVARLPVTVVDASLDMAGMQRLHATADAYVSLHRAEGLGVPLIEAMALGKPVIATGYGGVDDFLDDETGFVIPHRRVCVGAGNAPYPAAAVWADPDLGRASELMLAVAAGGDEVRRRAAAGRERVAALYSPEAAGRRLRAELARLGNDAIERRGQR from the coding sequence GTGAGCACCTCCTGCTTCTGCACCATCGTTGCGCACAACTACCTGGCGTATGCCCGGGTCCTCGCGCATTCGTTGCGCGAGCATCATCGCGACGCGCGACTCGTCGTGCTCCTCGTCGATCCGCCCCCGCAAGGTGCCGTCGCGGCGACCGAGCCGTTCGAGACCGTGGCCGCGAGCGACCTGGATCTCCCGGGTCTGCGCACGATGGCCTTCCGGTATTCCGTGCTGGAGCTCGGCACGGCGCTCAAGCCGACCCTTCTTCGCCACCTGCACTCACGCTTCGGTTGCGACCGCGCCGTCTACCTCGATCCCGACATCCTGGTGCTCTCGCCACTCGACGAGCTCTTCGACCGGCTCGAGCACGCCGATCTCCTGCTGACGCCCCACATCACCGCTCCGATCGGCGACGATGCCGTTCCGGGTGAGCGCGAGCTGCTGGTCTCGGGCGTCTACAACCTCGGCTTCCTCGGCGTCCGGTTCTCGCCGGAGGCCCTCTCGTTCTTGCGCTGGTGGGAGGAGAGGCTGGCGCGCGACTGCGTTCACGCCATCGAGGACGGGCTTTTCGTCGACCAGAAGTGGATGGACCTGGCGCCGGCGCTCGTCGAGCGGGTCGCCGTCCTGCGCGATCCGGGCCTCAACATGGCCTACTGGAATCTGCCGCATCGCCGGCTCGACCGGAATGCGGAAGGCGCGTTCCGTGTCGGCGACCAGCCGTTGCGCTTCTTTCATTTCAGCGGCTACGACCTCGAGCGACCCGACCTCCTGTCGCGCTTCCAGAATCGATACCGGCTGAGCGACCGTCCCGATCTCGCCCCCTTGTTCGCCGACTATGCCGAGCGGCTCGAAACCGCCGGCCATCGCCAGCAGCGGCGGCTCGCTTACGGTTACGGCTGCTACGCGGACGGCGTCCCGATCCCCGCGGCTGCCCGGCACCTGCTGGCGCGCGTCGACCCGGGCGGTCGCCGCTGGCCCGACCCGTTCCAGGTGACCGGAACGGACGCTTTTCGTGCTTGGGCCGAGCATTCGGGACGGAGCGCCGGGACGACCCTGCCCCGCCTGGCGATGGCTCTCTGGGAGAGTCGAGCCGATCTTCGCGTGCGCTTTCCGCAGCCGGAGGGGCGCGATCGCGGCGCTTTCTCGGCCTGGTTGGTGGCGCACCGCGCGAGCCTCGGGCTCGCGGACCCGGTCCTCGCCGAGCTCGAGGCGGCGAGCATGGTGCGGCCGGTCGGCTCGAGCGGCAAGGTCGCCATCGGCGAAGCGACCACGACCGGACGGGCCGCGTTCCTGCCGCCGCTGGCGCTCGAGCTGGTGGCCAGCCGCCGCGACCTTCGCGTGCGCTTCGCGGACCCGGAGGGAGCCGACCGGAGAGACCTCGCGATCTGGTTCGTGACGCATGCCCGGGCCGAGCTGGCGCTTCCTCGCGAAGTCTGGTTGCCCACTCGTCGATCCCTGTCGATCAAGGACGCGTGGTGGTCCCGCCTCTGGTGGCTGCGCCAGCGGGCGCGGGCGGTGGATGCCTCCTGGAAGAGCTCGAGGCTCCCCGAGCCGTCGGCTGGTCGACCGACGATCGCGGGGCGAGCGCCGGATCCCGCGGCTCGCCGCGAGGGAGGCGTCAATGTGGTCGGCTGGGCGAGTGGCACGACGGGAACGGCCGCGATCTGCCGCCAGATGAGCGTCGCCCTGGAGGCGGCTGGCGTACCGGGCGTGCTCTTCGATCTCGACCGCGACGCGGCAAGGATCACCGGAGCGCGCAGCGACCAGGAGGGCCTCCCCTTCGACATCACCCTCCTGCATGCGAATGCCGACATGACAGCCGAGGCGCTCTCGCGGTTGCCACGCTCGGCGACCGCCGGCCGGATCCACGTCGGCTACTGGTTCTGGGAGGTCGCGCACTTCCCACTCGAGCTTGCCTCCGCCTTCGCGTCGCTCGACGAGGTCTGGGCGCCGACTCGTTTCGCGGCCGAGGCGTTCGAATCGCTCTCGCCGATCCCGGTGCGGCATGTTCCGCCCTGCGTGCCGGCGCCGCAGGAACCGCCAGCGGATCGCGCCGAGCTCGGCGTGGATCCGCGCGCCTTCCTCTTCCTCTTCGCGTTCGACGCGCGCTCGGTGCCGGAACGCAAGAACCCGCTCGGTCTGCTGGCGGCCTTCGGCGAGGCCTGTCGTCGCGCCGAGCGACCGCTGGCGCTCGTCCTCAAGACCCAGCACCTCGATCCGGACTCGTCGCTCGCCCGAGAGATCCGTCGGCAGGTCGCCCGCCTGCCGGTCACGGTGGTCGACGCGAGCCTCGACATGGCAGGAATGCAACGCCTGCACGCCACCGCTGACGCCTACGTGTCGCTCCATCGCGCCGAGGGGCTCGGGGTTCCGCTGATCGAGGCGATGGCCCTGGGAAAGCCGGTGATCGCGACCGGCTACGGCGGGGTCGACGACTTCCTCGACGACGAGACGGGCTTCGTGATTCCCCATCGACGGGTTTGCGTCGGCGCAGGGAACGCGCCCTACCCGGCTGCGGCGGTATGGGCTGATCCCGACCTCGGGCGGGCGAGCGAGCTCATGTTGGCGGTCGCTGCCGGCGGCGACGAGGTCCGCCGCCGAGCGGCGGCCGGGCGCGAGCGCGTCGCCGCGCTCTACTCGCCGGAGGCGGCGGGACGCCGGCTGCGGGCCGAGCTCGCTCGGCTCGGGAACGATGCGATCGAACGGCGGGGGCAACGGTGA
- a CDS encoding glycosyltransferase, with translation MSDPSGVEVIVPVYGAAEALARCLATLERHTDGARHRVTLVLDGPQPPAVEAAVAAFGRAEVRRLAVRGGFAAAVNDGIAATRPARRDIVLLNADTQVAAGWLDGLAQAAASGPRVATVTPLTNAGTIASVPRWLEENTLPAGYDVDRFAALVARVSRRLYPRLPTGVGHCLWLRRTALEEVGGFDEATWGLGYGEETDLCLRLAAQGWENVLDDATFIFHEGQASFGAERGRRVRRAERRLRRRHPGFWRDLAAFLAADPLAEARTPLLAALAAAANARTGASGPALEPVAHVVHGWPPWSQAGTEIYAARLVAWQTSRGRPVSVYARLADEMRSDGAVRERLEGAVRVHLRVNNFRSRHPLVRNALSDPRGERDFARFLAAERPAIVHLHHLAGHGLGLARVAARSGAAVVWQLQDWWGLCARANLLDRARRLCPGPAPGRCAACLQLTALPPAPLLNRLLFALRRELVRRAMRRASGFVAGSTAVVESYRRSGLLPAGVPVWVLDYGVPPPGPTHAPPRHREPGWPLVVGFLGSLLPHKGAHLLAAAAASLPPGSVELRLWGDASVDPAYVDEVRRAAGETRLELRERFPEDERDAAFAGIDLLAVPSLGLESYGIAAREALVRGIPVLASSRGALAELFGGAREGRGALFDPERPGELVELLGSAVRDPGRLARWREAPALVGSSEGHAACIDALYQELLARRAAAS, from the coding sequence GTGAGCGACCCGTCCGGGGTCGAGGTCATCGTCCCGGTCTACGGTGCGGCCGAGGCGCTGGCCCGCTGTCTTGCCACCTTGGAGCGCCACACCGACGGCGCGCGGCACCGGGTGACGCTCGTGCTCGACGGTCCGCAGCCGCCGGCCGTCGAAGCGGCGGTCGCGGCGTTCGGCCGGGCCGAGGTGCGGCGACTTGCGGTGCGCGGGGGATTCGCCGCCGCGGTCAACGACGGCATCGCGGCGACGCGGCCTGCCCGTCGCGACATCGTGCTGCTCAACGCCGACACGCAGGTGGCCGCCGGCTGGCTCGACGGGCTCGCGCAAGCCGCGGCGAGCGGCCCGCGTGTCGCGACGGTGACGCCGCTGACGAATGCCGGCACGATCGCCTCGGTGCCGCGCTGGCTCGAAGAGAACACCCTTCCGGCAGGCTACGACGTCGATCGCTTCGCCGCCTTGGTGGCGCGGGTCTCGCGGCGGCTCTACCCGCGACTGCCGACCGGGGTCGGACACTGCCTCTGGCTGCGCCGCACGGCGCTCGAGGAGGTGGGAGGGTTCGACGAAGCGACCTGGGGACTCGGCTACGGCGAGGAGACCGATCTCTGCCTCCGCCTGGCCGCGCAAGGCTGGGAGAACGTCCTCGACGATGCGACCTTCATCTTCCACGAGGGTCAGGCGAGCTTCGGAGCGGAACGCGGGCGCCGCGTCCGGCGGGCGGAGCGTCGGTTGCGTCGCCGCCATCCCGGATTCTGGCGGGACCTCGCCGCCTTCCTCGCCGCCGACCCGTTGGCGGAGGCGCGCACGCCGCTGCTGGCCGCGTTGGCCGCGGCGGCCAACGCGCGGACGGGAGCGTCGGGTCCGGCCCTCGAGCCGGTGGCACACGTGGTCCACGGCTGGCCACCCTGGAGCCAGGCGGGGACCGAGATCTATGCGGCTCGGCTCGTCGCCTGGCAGACCTCTCGAGGGCGGCCGGTCTCGGTGTACGCGCGCCTGGCCGACGAAATGCGCTCCGACGGCGCGGTGCGCGAACGGCTCGAAGGGGCGGTGCGCGTCCATTTGCGGGTCAACAACTTCCGCAGTCGCCACCCGCTCGTTCGCAATGCCCTGAGCGATCCGCGGGGCGAGCGCGATTTCGCGCGCTTTCTCGCCGCGGAGCGACCGGCGATCGTTCACCTGCATCATCTCGCCGGGCACGGGCTGGGGCTGGCGCGCGTCGCGGCGCGCTCGGGGGCGGCGGTGGTCTGGCAGTTGCAGGACTGGTGGGGTCTCTGCGCGCGGGCCAACCTGCTCGACCGCGCCCGGCGGCTCTGTCCAGGGCCTGCGCCGGGGCGCTGCGCCGCCTGCCTGCAGCTGACCGCCCTGCCGCCGGCGCCGCTGCTCAACCGGCTCCTCTTCGCCCTGCGTCGTGAGCTGGTGCGTCGAGCGATGCGCCGGGCGAGCGGATTCGTCGCCGGATCGACCGCGGTCGTCGAATCGTATCGGCGCAGCGGCCTGCTCCCCGCGGGGGTTCCGGTCTGGGTGCTCGACTACGGAGTGCCGCCCCCGGGGCCGACGCATGCACCGCCGCGGCACCGCGAGCCGGGGTGGCCGCTGGTCGTCGGCTTCCTCGGTTCCCTGCTGCCCCACAAGGGGGCGCATCTTCTCGCTGCCGCGGCGGCGTCCCTGCCGCCCGGATCGGTCGAGCTTCGACTCTGGGGCGACGCGAGCGTCGATCCCGCCTACGTCGACGAGGTCCGACGTGCCGCCGGGGAGACCCGCCTCGAGCTGCGCGAGCGTTTTCCGGAAGACGAGCGCGACGCAGCATTCGCCGGGATCGACCTCCTGGCCGTGCCCTCTCTGGGTCTCGAGTCCTACGGCATCGCCGCGCGCGAGGCCCTGGTGCGGGGGATTCCGGTGCTCGCATCGTCACGCGGCGCGCTCGCCGAGCTGTTCGGCGGCGCGCGCGAAGGGCGGGGAGCGCTCTTCGACCCAGAGCGGCCGGGGGAGCTCGTCGAGCTCCTCGGAAGCGCCGTCCGCGATCCCGGTCGGCTCGCCCGCTGGCGGGAGGCCCCGGCGCTCGTCGGCTCGAGCGAAGGCCACGCGGCGTGCATCGACGCCCTCTACCAGGAGCTCCTGGCGCGGCGCGCCGCAGCCAGTTGA